A genomic region of Prionailurus bengalensis isolate Pbe53 chromosome D1, Fcat_Pben_1.1_paternal_pri, whole genome shotgun sequence contains the following coding sequences:
- the LOC122482519 gene encoding olfactory receptor 8B12-like, producing the protein MAADNASSVTEFILSGLTDEPELQMPLFFLFLGFYMVTVVGNLGLITLIGLNSHLHIPMYFFLFNLSFIDVSYSTTLTPKMLMGFVTKRNIISYAGCMTQFFFFCFFVFSESYILSAMAYDRYVAICKPLLYTVTMSPQVCSLLLLGVYGMGVFGAVAHMGNIMFITFCADNFVNHYMCDIIPLLELSCNSSYINLLVVFIVVTIGIGVPIVTIFISYGFILSSILHISSTEGRSKAFSTCSSHIIVVSLFFGSGAFMYLKPPSILPLDQGKVSSIFYTAVVPMFNPLIYSLRNKDVKVALKKTLGRKFFV; encoded by the coding sequence ATGGCTGCAGATAATGCCTCCTCTGTGACAGAGTTTATCCTCTCAGGCTTAACAGATGAGCCAGAACTCCAGATGCCcctcttcttcctgtttctagGTTTCTACATGGTCACTGTGGTGGGGAACCTGGGCCTGATAACCCTGATTGGGCTGAATTCTCACCTTCATAttcccatgtactttttcctcttcAACTTGTCCTTCATAGATGTTAGTTACTCCACGACTCTGACCCCTAAAATGCTAATGGGTTTTGTCACAAAGAGAAACATCATTTCCTATGCAGGGTGTATgactcagttttttttcttctgtttctttgtgttttctgaatcCTACATCTTGTCAGCGATGGCATATGACCGCTATGTCGCCATCTGTAAACCACTGCTGTACACAGTTACCATGTCTCCTCAGGTGTGTTCACTCCTTTTGTTAGGTGTTTATGGGATGGGAGTGTTTGGAGCTGTTGCCCATATGGGAAACATAATGTTTATAACCTTTTGTGCTGACAACTTCGTCAATCACTATATGTGCGATATCATTCCCCTCCTTGAGCTCTCCTGCAACAGCTCTTACATAAATTTGCTGGTGGTCTTCATTGTTGTGACCATTGGCATTGGGGTACCCATTGTGACCATTTTTATCTCctatggtttcattctttctaGTATTCTCCATATTAGTTCTACTGAGGGCAGATCCAAAGCCTTCAGTACCTGCAGTTCCCATATAATTGTGGTATCTCTTTTCTTTGGATCAGGAGCTTTTATGTACCTCAAACCACCTTCTATTTTACCCCTTGACCAGGGGAAAGTGTCCTCCATATTCTATACTGCTGTGGTGCCCATGTTCAACCCGTTAATCTATAGTCTGAGGAACAAGGATGTCAAAGTTGCCCTGAAGAAGACCTTAGGCAGAAAATTCTTCGTGTGA